DNA sequence from the Candidatus Kaistella beijingensis genome:
AAGCGTTGAGAAAAGCGGGTTTCAAGAAAATTGATTTGGTGAAGGAACAAATGATTCCAAGCGGAAATTTCCCAACCGTGGAATCTCCGAATCCCGAAGAACCCGCAGCGTTGGAAATGGCGATTGATTTGGCAAGAATTACAAACGGCGACATCGTTATCGGAACCGATCCCGATGGAGACCGATTGGGAATTGCCGTGAGAAATTTGGATGGCGAAATTCAACTCCTCAACGGAAACCAAACCAACACGATTTTGACGTACTACATTCTCGACCAATGGAAAAAACAGGGAAAAATCACAGGAAAGGAATTTATAGGCTCTACGATTGTGACCTCGGATGTTTTCTATGATATCGCTAAAAAGTTTGGCGTTGACTGCAAAGTGGGTTTAACAGGTTTCAAGTGGATTGGAAAAATGATTCGCGATAATGAAGGCAAAGAAAAATTTGTTTGCGGTGGTGAAGAATCTTTCGGATTTATGACGGGTGATTTCGTGCGTGATAAAGATTCTTGCGGTTCCATTTTGTTAGCTTGTGAAATTGCAGCGTGGTGTAAAGCCAATGGAAGTTCGATGTTCCAATATATGATCGACATTTACAAAGATTTGGGAATGTATTATGAAGGATTGATCAACGTCGTGAGAAAAGGTAGAACAGGTGCGGAAGAAATTCAGCAGATGATGAAAGATTTCCGCGAAAATCCGCCGAAAGAAATTGCAGGCTCAAAAGTGGTTGAGTTGAAAGATTTCCAAGAACAAACTTCTTTAAACGTTCCTGAAAACAAAAAATCAGTAATGGATGAAATTCCAAAATCCAACGTTTTGATTTATTACACGGAAGATGGAACAAAAGTTTGCGTTCGCCCAAGTGGAACGGAGCCTAAAATAAAATTCTACGTTTCTGTAAAAGACCAAATTGCTTCAGAGCAAGATTTTAAAGACAAAGTGATTTCTCTGGGAGCAAAAATTGACAAGGTGAAAACGGATTTGAATCTTTAGAAATTCCAATTATTCTAAAATATTTATTCGTGCATTCGTGGCAAGTTTTTCCCGCCAAGAATGCACGAATTTTATTTATTTCCTATAATTTTTCAGAATAGAAAACCATTTAATTTCATTAAATTTGCCTTTAACGTAAATAAAAAGTAAACGTGAAAATATCCAAACTCGCCCAAAATTTAATTGGTTCAGAAATCATCAAAATCGGCAATCAAGTCAATGATTTAAAGGCTCAAGGTGCTGAAATTGCTAATCTTACGATTGGTGATTTAAACTCCAATATCTATCCGATTCCTGCCGAACTCAAAGAGGAAATTCAAAAAGCCTATCAAAATAATCTAACGAATTATCCGCCTGCAAACGGACTTTTATCCTTACGAAAATCAGTTTCCAAAGACTTAAAAAATCGTTGGAATCTCGAATATTCTGCCGAAGAAATTTTAATTGCAGGTGGCTCTAGACCGCTGATTTATGCCACTTTCAAAACTATTGTGGACGATGGGGACAAGGTAGTTTATCCGATTCCGTCTTGGAATAATAATCATTATGCATACTTAACCAACGCCGAAAAAATTGAAGTAGAAACTTCGCGTTCCAACAATTTTCTACCAACAGCTGAAGATTTAAAACCTCATTTGGAAGGTGCGGTTTTGTTGGCGCTTTGTTCTCCGTTGAACCCAACTGGGACGATGTTTACAAAAGAACAACTTACCGAAGTTTGTAAATTGGTTTTAGAAGAAAACAAAAAACGTGGCGAAAATGAGAAACCTCTTTATTTGATGTACGACCAAATTTATGCGATGCTTACTTTCGATGAAGAACATTTCAACCCGGTTTCTCTTTTTCCTGAACTGAAAGACTATGTGATTTTTGTTGACGGTACTTCAAAATGTTTTGCAGCAACAGGAGTTAGAGTTGGTTGGAGTTTTGGTCCACGAGAAATTATCGATAAAATGAAATCGCTTTTAACTCACGTGGGAGCATGGGCGCCAAAACCTGAACAGGAAGCCGTTTCCGTATATTTGGAGCAAACCGAGAATGTGGATTCTTTTGTGAATGAATTTAAAAATAAAATTTATGACAGCCTTGAAACTTTACACGAAGGAATTCAGGATATGAAATCGAGAGGTTTCGCCGTGGAAAGCATCAAACCAATGGGAGCGCTTTATCTC
Encoded proteins:
- a CDS encoding phospho-sugar mutase; this translates as MSTLEKAKLWLTDTFDEETKKTIQHWIDTESDELEDSFYRELEFGTGGMRGIMGVGTNRLNKYTLGQATQGLANYLHQQFPNQEIKVAIAYDVRNNSKEFGKMCADVLTANGIKVLLFKNHRPTPELSFTVRDKKCNAGIVLTASHNPPEYNGYKVYWNDGAQIVPPHDDAIIKEVYSVKFEDIKFNGNDDLIEWIGEEQDEVYIDACIENSLYQKDKIGYDNLNIVFTSIHGTTYTTVPQALRKAGFKKIDLVKEQMIPSGNFPTVESPNPEEPAALEMAIDLARITNGDIVIGTDPDGDRLGIAVRNLDGEIQLLNGNQTNTILTYYILDQWKKQGKITGKEFIGSTIVTSDVFYDIAKKFGVDCKVGLTGFKWIGKMIRDNEGKEKFVCGGEESFGFMTGDFVRDKDSCGSILLACEIAAWCKANGSSMFQYMIDIYKDLGMYYEGLINVVRKGRTGAEEIQQMMKDFRENPPKEIAGSKVVELKDFQEQTSLNVPENKKSVMDEIPKSNVLIYYTEDGTKVCVRPSGTEPKIKFYVSVKDQIASEQDFKDKVISLGAKIDKVKTDLNL
- a CDS encoding pyridoxal phosphate-dependent aminotransferase, with the protein product MKISKLAQNLIGSEIIKIGNQVNDLKAQGAEIANLTIGDLNSNIYPIPAELKEEIQKAYQNNLTNYPPANGLLSLRKSVSKDLKNRWNLEYSAEEILIAGGSRPLIYATFKTIVDDGDKVVYPIPSWNNNHYAYLTNAEKIEVETSRSNNFLPTAEDLKPHLEGAVLLALCSPLNPTGTMFTKEQLTEVCKLVLEENKKRGENEKPLYLMYDQIYAMLTFDEEHFNPVSLFPELKDYVIFVDGTSKCFAATGVRVGWSFGPREIIDKMKSLLTHVGAWAPKPEQEAVSVYLEQTENVDSFVNEFKNKIYDSLETLHEGIQDMKSRGFAVESIKPMGALYLTVELDYLGKSKPDGTHIKDSSDLVYYLIEEAGVALVPFSAFGNSRNMPWFRASAGGLSLEEIKKMLPRLEKALEKLK